From Syntrophales bacterium:
CCGTTTCTCCCGTGGGGGGCGCAAACAGGCGATTCATATCATGACCGATGCCGCCGGCTCCATGACGAGGGACGACGCCATTGAACTCAATGTCACCCTGCTGAACAGCTACATTACCGTCGGCGATTTGTGCCTGCCCGAGACCTATCACGATCCCCTCAACATGCTGGCAGCCATGCGCCAAGGGGTTAAGGCCTCCACGTCACAGGCCTCAACCTTTGAAAAGTATCAGCAGTATCAAAAAGTTTTAAGCCTTTTCCCCCGCATCCTTTATCTCTGCGTGGGTTCCGTTTATACAGGAAACTACGGCGTTATTATGGATTGGAAAAAAAAACACGACCCTGAAGGAAGGCTGACAGTAATCGACACCGGCATTGCCTCAGGGAAGCTTGGTCTTGCGGCGCGCGCCGTTGCCGAATTCAGCCTGGATACTGACGATCCCGACGCGGTTATCCGCTATGCCAAAAAGGCTGTGGAAGAGTGTGAAGAATATATTTTTTTAGACAAGCTGCAGTATCTTGTCGCTGGTGGGCGCATGTCCAAAACGGGCGCATTCTTCGGAGACATGCTGCATGTCAAACCAATAGTTACCCCGATGCCTGGAGGCGTCGTCAAGGTGGGCATCGCCAGAAACGCCAACGATCAGTTGACCTTTGCCTTTAAACACCTGAGTGAGTTTATGAATAACCACACCGATGCCGTCATCATGCTGGAATATACGGATAACATGGACTGGATGAAAGACCACGTCGAAGGCCCCATCCGCAAGCAGTATCCTCAGGCACGCATTATTCTTCAGCAGATATCGCTCACGTCCAGCGTTCATATGGGACCGGGCACATGGGCCATTGCTTTTTTACCGAAAAAGACCAGATCCCTTTAGGAGGAAGATTTGCCATGTGGGTGACGTTTGTTCGTCGCATCAAGGGCGCTGTCATGTTGGCCCTCTTCGGACTATTTTTTGTGGGCATCCTCCTGGAACTGGTTTTTGTTTTTCCGGTTTTATGGC
This genomic window contains:
- a CDS encoding DegV family protein — encoded protein: MTQKRLMEALALGSEKVVAWADILDRINVFPVPDGDTGRNLVISLAPFKQKNAVLPDLTRALMMNARGNSGNIVACFMSGFLTSQGMTDLAIPCRKGRDRAYQTVPDPKPGTILEFFDVLADSLQKNPQDPEGLWLDRVMIDLEEAVKETSTVLPEIRKAGVVDAGALAMFVFFDASLKYLAGRDPMPDGLGGKFKDFLNPAALSEAKAEGFCVDAILRREAIKGGSSNLSALGESLLMVEDNGYLKLHFHAGNTREAKKRLEGLGNIVAWAEEDMVEQARRFSRGGRKQAIHIMTDAAGSMTRDDAIELNVTLLNSYITVGDLCLPETYHDPLNMLAAMRQGVKASTSQASTFEKYQQYQKVLSLFPRILYLCVGSVYTGNYGVIMDWKKKHDPEGRLTVIDTGIASGKLGLAARAVAEFSLDTDDPDAVIRYAKKAVEECEEYIFLDKLQYLVAGGRMSKTGAFFGDMLHVKPIVTPMPGGVVKVGIARNANDQLTFAFKHLSEFMNNHTDAVIMLEYTDNMDWMKDHVEGPIRKQYPQARIILQQISLTSSVHMGPGTWAIAFLPKKTRSL